A window of the Oceanithermus desulfurans genome harbors these coding sequences:
- a CDS encoding MFS transporter: MSGSARVFLLFTFAYFLSYFFRSANAVIAPDLTRELGLDAATLGLMTSLFYLAFAAVQLPLGGALDRWGPRWVTPALMLAGAAGSWVFAAAHTVEGLMLGRLLLGVGMAGILMGAYKAFSRWFPAGRFATVAGWLVGIGSAGALASGTPLAWLAEVLGWRNVFFWGGWVIALSALAITLGVRNTPQGDRLEPGPRTGGLLAVFASPVFWSMAGMNLFVVGAFLGIQTLWAGPYLYQVHGMDPITVGNLLLVLSFGALVGFLGNGWIADRVGVPPTILALGAGFVTLVGVLAWGAEGLGPLALGVLLFALGYTGTVGVILLAYARLAFPTWLTGRATTAVNLFGIGGTFLVQWGMGAVIQRFPRTDGAYPPEAFGAAFGTAAVLGALALVAFALGRRFDRKEEQR; this comes from the coding sequence ATGTCCGGCAGCGCGCGCGTTTTTCTGCTCTTCACCTTCGCCTACTTCCTCTCCTACTTCTTTCGCTCGGCCAACGCCGTGATTGCTCCCGACCTCACGCGCGAGCTGGGCCTTGACGCGGCGACCCTGGGGCTGATGACCAGCCTCTTCTACCTCGCCTTCGCGGCGGTGCAGCTGCCGCTGGGAGGCGCGCTCGACCGCTGGGGCCCGCGCTGGGTCACGCCGGCGCTGATGCTCGCAGGAGCGGCGGGCAGCTGGGTCTTCGCGGCGGCGCACACGGTGGAGGGGTTGATGCTGGGCCGCCTGCTCCTGGGGGTGGGCATGGCAGGCATCCTCATGGGAGCCTACAAGGCCTTCAGCCGCTGGTTCCCCGCCGGGCGCTTTGCCACCGTGGCCGGCTGGCTGGTGGGCATCGGCAGCGCCGGGGCACTGGCCTCGGGCACGCCGCTGGCCTGGCTGGCCGAGGTGCTGGGCTGGCGCAACGTCTTTTTCTGGGGCGGGTGGGTGATCGCGCTGTCGGCGCTGGCCATCACCCTGGGGGTGCGCAACACCCCACAGGGCGACCGCCTCGAGCCCGGACCGCGCACGGGCGGCCTGCTGGCGGTGTTCGCGAGCCCCGTCTTCTGGAGCATGGCGGGGATGAACCTCTTCGTGGTAGGCGCCTTCCTGGGCATCCAGACGCTCTGGGCCGGGCCCTACCTCTACCAGGTGCACGGCATGGACCCGATCACCGTGGGCAACCTGTTGCTGGTCCTCAGCTTCGGCGCCCTCGTGGGCTTCCTCGGCAACGGCTGGATCGCCGACCGCGTGGGCGTACCGCCAACGATCCTGGCGCTGGGCGCCGGCTTCGTGACCCTCGTGGGGGTGCTCGCCTGGGGGGCTGAGGGGCTGGGGCCGCTGGCTCTGGGGGTGCTGCTCTTCGCCCTGGGCTACACCGGGACGGTGGGGGTGATCCTGCTGGCCTACGCGCGGCTCGCCTTTCCGACCTGGCTCACCGGGCGGGCCACGACCGCGGTCAACCTGTTCGGCATCGGGGGCACCTTCCTGGTGCAGTGGGGGATGGGGGCGGTGATCCAGCGCTTCCCGCGCACGGACGGGGCCTACCCGCCCGAGGCCTTCGGCGCCGCCTTCGGAACCGCGGCGGTGCTGGGGGCGCTGGCGTTGGTGGCGTTCGCCCTGGGGCGCCGGTTCGACCGAAAGGAGGAACAAAGATGA